In Erigeron canadensis isolate Cc75 chromosome 7, C_canadensis_v1, whole genome shotgun sequence, one DNA window encodes the following:
- the LOC122608652 gene encoding protein MIZU-KUSSEI 1-like, with product MKHKCSLSSLSRNSSSKIIPSNYMITTSSNFINHDHPSSSSTTENKPLISFGRGVSRSRFGFTTLIRSFLTIISIPSILPTFKWLALPSNLSLTPTLGRKITGTLFGNRRGHVTFAVQYDPQSIPILLIEFAMSTSSLVKEMSSGLVRIALECEKAKNRTRGSDKKLFNEPTWTMYCNGKKCGYATSRVCLDSDWSVLSMVQSVSVGAGVIPVVEDGGKRRSNGGGSEGELLYMRARFERVVGSRDSEAYYMMNPDGNGGPELSIFLLRI from the coding sequence ATGAAGCATAAATGTTCTCTATCATCTCTATCTAGAAACTCATCAAGCAAAATAATCCCATCAAATTACATGATCACCACTTCTTCTAATTTCATCAATCATGAtcatccttcttcttcttccacaaCCGAAAACAAACCCCTAATCTCCTTTGGCCGCGGGGTCTCAAGATCCCGGTTTGGGTTCACCACCCTAATTCGGTCATTTCTCACGAttatatcaattccatctatcCTTCCTACCTTCAAGTGGCTAGCCTTACCCTCAAATCTCTCCTTAACACCAACTTTAGGCCGAAAAATTACAGGAACCCTTTTTGGAAACAGAAGAGGACACGTCACCTTTGCAGTACAATATGACCCACAATCCATACCAATCTTGCTTATCGAATTCGCCATGTCCACGTCATCTCTAGTCAAAGAGATGTCATCTGGACTTGTTAGGATCGCGCTTGAGTGCGAAAAGGCTAAAAATCGTACAAGGGGTAGtgacaaaaagttgtttaatgaACCAACGTGGACTATGTATTGTAATGGGAAAAAATGTGGGTATGCGACTTCTAGAGTTTGTTTGGATTCAGATTGGAGTGTGTTAAGCATGGTTCAAAGTGTTTCGGTTGGAGCTGGGGTGATTCCGGTGGTGGAAGATGGTGGAAAGAGGCGGAGTAACGGCGGTGGGTCAGAGGGTGAGTTGTTGTATATGAGAGCAAGGTTTGAACGAGTCGTGGGGAGTCGTGACTCGGAAGCGTATTATATGATGAACCCGGATGGAAATGGAGGGCCTGAACTCAGTATCTTTTTACTAAGAATATGA